The proteins below come from a single Vibrio natriegens NBRC 15636 = ATCC 14048 = DSM 759 genomic window:
- the recJ gene encoding single-stranded-DNA-specific exonuclease RecJ yields the protein MIEIQRRPEPDLSLLPDSIPPILKRIYINRGITDMAQLETSARGLHSYQKLGGIDQAVALLFQAIKEQKRIIVVGDFDADGATSSALSVMALRMLGSANVDYLVPNRFEDGYGLSPEVVDQALELGAEMIMTVDNGVSSIEGVRYAKENGITVLVTDHHLPGQVLPDVDAMVNPNLESCAFPSKALAGVGVAFYLMMALCVHMRKLNWFAEQGMQEPKLMELIDLVALGTVADVVPLDENNRILVHQGLQRIRAGKARPGIQALIEVAKRDARRLVASDFGFALGPRINAAGRLDDMSFGVELLMCNNIHAARRMASELDGLNQTRKEIEEGMKQEAMAFCERLQFGENSELPYGLALFQRDWHQGVIGILASRIKEKFHRPVIAFADGGEGTIKGSCRSIPGLHMRDALDFIDTQNPGLIIKFGGHAMAAGLTIKEQDFERFSRLFDEVVKKELDDAALKGVILSDGELKPEEFSMHVAELLRAGGPFGQAFPEPVFDGEFKVLHQKLVGEKHLKLMLEPLHKGHPTNVMIDGIAFNVDLRRWPDASVKTVRLAYKLDVNEFRGNQSLQLMIDHIEAK from the coding sequence ATGATAGAAATTCAACGACGTCCGGAACCGGATCTTTCCCTTCTGCCGGATTCCATCCCCCCGATTTTGAAGCGCATCTATATCAATCGTGGCATCACGGATATGGCACAGCTGGAAACCTCAGCACGTGGTTTACACTCGTATCAAAAACTGGGTGGTATTGATCAGGCGGTTGCACTTTTGTTCCAAGCTATTAAAGAACAAAAGCGCATTATCGTCGTAGGGGACTTTGATGCCGATGGCGCGACCAGTTCCGCATTGTCAGTGATGGCGTTACGAATGCTGGGCAGTGCCAATGTGGATTACTTGGTGCCAAACCGTTTTGAAGACGGTTACGGCCTTAGTCCGGAAGTGGTTGATCAAGCTCTGGAACTTGGCGCTGAGATGATCATGACCGTGGACAATGGCGTCTCTTCGATTGAAGGGGTTCGCTATGCCAAAGAAAATGGCATCACGGTACTCGTCACTGACCACCACTTGCCAGGGCAAGTTCTTCCTGACGTGGATGCTATGGTCAACCCAAACTTGGAAAGCTGCGCGTTCCCATCTAAAGCTTTGGCTGGGGTTGGAGTTGCGTTCTATCTGATGATGGCGCTGTGCGTTCACATGCGCAAACTGAACTGGTTTGCCGAGCAAGGGATGCAAGAGCCTAAACTGATGGAACTGATTGATCTTGTTGCATTAGGCACGGTGGCGGATGTTGTGCCACTGGATGAGAATAACCGTATTCTGGTTCATCAAGGCCTGCAACGTATTCGTGCTGGTAAAGCTCGTCCGGGAATTCAAGCGCTGATTGAAGTGGCTAAACGCGACGCCCGTCGTCTGGTTGCGTCGGATTTTGGATTTGCTCTTGGCCCGCGGATTAACGCGGCAGGTCGTTTGGACGACATGTCTTTCGGGGTCGAGCTGCTGATGTGTAACAACATCCATGCCGCACGCCGAATGGCCAGTGAACTTGATGGCCTCAACCAAACCCGTAAAGAGATCGAAGAAGGAATGAAGCAGGAGGCCATGGCCTTTTGTGAGCGCCTGCAGTTTGGTGAAAACAGTGAGTTACCTTATGGCTTGGCTCTGTTTCAGCGCGACTGGCATCAGGGTGTGATTGGTATTCTTGCCTCGCGTATTAAAGAAAAATTCCATCGCCCAGTGATTGCCTTTGCCGACGGTGGTGAAGGGACGATCAAAGGGTCTTGCCGTTCGATCCCTGGTCTGCACATGCGTGATGCGCTCGATTTTATCGATACACAAAATCCGGGGTTGATCATCAAGTTCGGTGGCCATGCGATGGCGGCTGGATTAACCATTAAAGAACAGGATTTTGAGCGCTTTAGCCGTTTATTCGATGAAGTGGTTAAGAAAGAGCTTGATGACGCCGCGTTAAAAGGCGTGATCCTTTCGGACGGCGAACTTAAGCCGGAAGAATTTTCGATGCATGTTGCTGAGCTTCTGCGCGCTGGTGGCCCGTTTGGACAGGCGTTCCCTGAACCGGTTTTTGATGGTGAGTTTAAGGTATTACATCAAAAGTTGGTGGGAGAAAAACACCTGAAATTAATGTTAGAGCCACTGCATAAAGGTCATCCAACCAACGTGATGATTGATGGAATCGCGTTCAATGTCGATTTGCGTCGCTGGCCGGATGCGTCGGTAAAAACGGTGCGTTTAGCATACAAATTGGATGTGAACGAATTCCGTGGAAATCAATCTCTGCAACTTATGATTGATCACATTGAAGCTAAGTAA
- the prfB gene encoding peptide chain release factor 2 (programmed frameshift) encodes MFEINPIKNRLQDVSERTNVLRGYLDYDAKKERLEEVNAELEQPDVWNEPERAQALGKERASLEAVVETIDQLEQGVEDVEGLLELAVEEEDQETFDEIEPELAELEEKLEQLEFRRMFAGDHDSSDCYIDLQAGSGGTEAQDWTNMMLRMYLRWAEAKGFKAEVIEVSEGEVAGLKSATVRISGEYAYGWLRTETGVHRLVRKSPFDSGGRRHTSFASAFVYPEIDDNIDIDINPSDLRIDVYRASGAGGQHVNTTESAVRITHVPTNTVVQCQNDRSQHKNKDQAMKQLRAKLFELELQKQNAEKQANEDAKSDIGWGSQIRSYVLDDSRIKDLRTGVENRNTQAVLDGDLDKFIEASLKSGL; translated from the exons ATGTTTGAAATCAATCCAATTAAAAACCGTCTACAGGACGTGTCTGAGCGCACAAATGTCCTGAGGGGGTATCTT GACTATGACGCTAAGAAAGAGCGTCTAGAAGAAGTAAACGCAGAACTAGAACAACCAGATGTATGGAACGAGCCTGAACGTGCGCAAGCACTAGGTAAAGAGCGTGCATCGCTAGAAGCGGTTGTTGAAACCATTGATCAACTTGAGCAAGGTGTGGAAGATGTTGAAGGTCTTCTGGAGCTTGCGGTTGAAGAAGAAGATCAAGAAACGTTTGACGAAATCGAACCAGAACTTGCTGAGCTAGAAGAGAAGCTAGAGCAGCTTGAGTTCCGTCGTATGTTCGCAGGCGATCACGACAGCTCTGATTGTTACATCGACTTGCAAGCTGGCTCGGGCGGTACAGAAGCTCAAGACTGGACCAACATGATGCTACGTATGTACTTACGTTGGGCTGAAGCAAAAGGCTTTAAAGCGGAAGTGATCGAAGTATCTGAAGGTGAAGTTGCGGGTCTGAAGTCAGCAACGGTTCGTATCTCTGGTGAGTACGCTTACGGTTGGTTACGCACAGAAACGGGCGTTCACCGTTTGGTTCGTAAATCGCCATTTGATTCAGGCGGCCGTCGTCATACATCATTTGCTTCTGCGTTTGTTTACCCAGAGATTGATGACAACATTGATATCGACATTAACCCGTCCGATCTACGTATCGACGTTTACCGAGCGTCTGGTGCGGGTGGTCAGCACGTTAACACCACAGAATCTGCGGTACGTATTACGCACGTTCCAACCAACACTGTGGTTCAGTGTCAGAATGACCGTTCTCAGCATAAGAACAAAGATCAAGCAATGAAGCAGCTTCGTGCAAAACTGTTTGAACTTGAACTTCAAAAACAGAATGCCGAGAAGCAAGCAAATGAAGATGCGAAATCTGACATCGGTTGGGGCAGCCAGATCCGTTCTTACGTACTGGATGACTCGCGTATCAAAGATTTACGCACAGGCGTTGAAAACCGTAACACTCAGGCGGTTCTTGACGGCGACCTAGACAAATTTATTGAAGCTAGCCTGAAGTCAGGTCTTTAA